The sequence CGGTTGTGCGACTGCACCGATTGGCCCGTTGTATTGTCGCGGTAACCCAGCGTCAGGCCAACATCGATGAAATTTTGTTCAGGACGGCGTTTCGTATAAATCTTGATAGCACCACCGCCAAAATCGCCAGGCAATTCGGCCAAACCGGTTTTGTAGACGATCATCCGATCGATGATGTTGCTCGGTACCAGATCGAACGAAAATGAACGCGTGTCTACCTCGGTTGAGGGCGTAATCAAATCATTGACCAACACGGAGTTGTAGCGAGCACCCATACCCCGAATCAGCACGAAGCGGTTATCGACGATGCTCACGCCCGGCACGCGGCGGATGGCGGCAGCGGCGTCGCGGTCCTGCGCTTTCTGAATCTGCTGGGCTGATACACCCACTGCCATGGCTTTGATCTGCTTGATCTCAGCGACTACTGCAATTTCGGTGTTGGTAGTGCGGCCCGCTTTCACGACCACTTCCTGCAACTGCTGATTGTCTTCCGACAAATCCGTTTCCAGCACCGTGGCGTTGCCTGACTCGATCCGCACGTTAGGAACCGATTTGGTTTTGTACGACACGTAGCTGATTTGGATGGTGTGGCTACCGGCTGGTACTTTTGCCAGTTCAAATTGGCCGTTGACGTCGGTGCTGATACCCATCGGTGTGGGCAGCCCCATAATCTGCACCGTGGCCCCGATGATGGCATCGTGGGTTTTGCCGTCGCGGATTGTACCGCGGAGGATGCCTGTTTGCCCGAATACCGTCAGTGACAGGCAGCAGAGTGAACTAATCAGTAATAGCTTTTTCATATTGGCGTTAATCCATTATCTGGATGACGCCGCAAAGCTACCGGGGCCATGTTACCCCAATATTACCAGTAGGTTACGGCTAAATTATGATTACACCGTTTCCTTATACACACGTAACACACTGTAAATCAATAGCTATCTCTGTTTTTAGTCGGCTACACAAATAGACTATGGTGATGTCGTATCTTTACCAAACGAATTAGCTGCCATTCCGACTGTATGCGTATTATTTGCTCCGTGGGTCTCGTTGTGCTGCTGTTGGTCGGCCTGTTGCGCTGCCAACGGACCACCAAACCCGAACCACCCAAGAAGACGATAACGAGTGCCATTCCCGAACCCGTAACGCCCCCCGTCTCGATTACGGTCGCTGCCATTCCGCCCCGGCCTATCGTATCGGATTCGCTTCTGCTCGAACCGCCGATCATCGACTCGTCAGGTACGTTGCCGCCGCTCAAGCGTGAGTTTCGCGCCGTCTGGATCGCTACGGTCGACAACATCGACTGGCCGAGTAAGAAGGGCCTGCCCGTAGCCGATCAGCAACGGGAGTTTCTGGAGTTGCTCGACATGAGTCAGCAAACGGGCCTCAACGCGGTGGTCGTGCAGATTCGGGCCGCGGCCGATGCCTTTTACGCCAAAGGCAGTGAACCGTGGTCGGAGTGGCTGACGGGGCAACAAGGCCTAGCACCCGACCCGTTCTACGACCCCATGGAATTCATGATCCGGGAAGCGCGGGCGCGTAACCTTGAGTTTCACGCATGGCTTAACCTCGACCGGGCTACGTTCAGCAAAGTGGCGAGTGTTGCGCCCACCAACATTAGTTTTCAGCGCCCCAACTGGATGGTCGAGTATGGTGGCCGCAAACTCTTTAACCTCGGCCTGCCCGAGGTACGTGCCTACGTGGCCGGTACGGTCGCTAACATCGTTCGGAACTACGACGTGGACGGTATTCATTTCGACGATTATTTTTATCCCTATGCCGTAGCGGGCCAAACCTTTGCCGACGATGCGACTTTTCAACAATTCAACCCCGATGGGCTGAAGAAAGACGATTGGCGGCGGCAGAACATCGATAAGCTCATCCGGCAAATTGGCGACTCCATTCAAGTCACCAAGCCGTGGGTGAAGTTTGGCATCAGCCCGTTTGGCGTCTGGAAAAACCAGAAGAACGACCCGCAGGGCTCGCTCACCTATGGCGGTCAGGCCTTCTACGATCTCTACGCCGACATCCGCAAGTGGGCGCGTGAAGATTGGGCCGATTACATCGTTCCGCAGATTTATTTCTCGACCAAATTTGACCGCGCCAACTATAAAGTGCTGGTCGACTGGTGGATCAAAAACAAAGGAAACCGACACCTGTATATAGGGCAGGGGCCATATCGGCTCGGGCGGGGGTCGGAAGCGGGCTGGCTTGAGCAGACCCAATTGGGCGATCAGCTACGCCATAATCGACAGTATGCCGATGTGCTCGGCAGCGTTTTTTTCAGTGCCAAATCGTTGAAGAATAACCTGCTGGCTTGTCGCGATACGCTGCAGACCCGCTTTTACCAACATCCGGCCCTAGTACCTACCATGCCCTGGCTCGACGATGTGCCACCCAACCAGCCCCGCAATGCGAAAGCCGCGCCGCTCACCGATGGTATTGAATTGTTCTGGGAAGAACCCGAGCAGCCGACCGAGCTCGACCGGGTACGTTATTACGTGGTGTACCGAACGGAAGGCGTGCGTTTGCCCCGCACCACCGACCCCCGCCGGATTCTGGCGATCCGCCCCGCCGAACAGGGCACTCGCCTGATTGACCGCTCGGCCGACCCGAAAAAGCGCTACACCTACACCGTCACGGCCTTCGACCGCCTCCACAACGAAAGCGCGGCTACTTCAGTTGTGTACCGGACTGGTGTGAATTGAGGTGTTTTACACAAACGCGCCCATCACTTCTGACACGGGTTTAGCCTCGGGGAAGAAGGAAAGGAGGCGGTTCAGAATACCTTCGACGACGGCGTCGGGGCAGGAAGCGCCGCAGGTGAGCAACACCGTGATAGGGCGCGTGGCGGGCAGGTAGTTTTCGGTCACGATTTCCTGCTTCGTGGCTAGATCGAAATGGCGAATCAGCGTATCAGACAGCATCTTATCGGCCGATTCAATAAAGTAGGTCGGGAGTTTTTCGGCACAAAGCTCTACGATGTGCGACGTATTCGACGAATTGTAGCCGCCCGCCACAATGGCCAGGTCGGCTGGGTACGTTAACAAGGCATACGTCGCGTCCTGGTTGTCGTTGGTGGCGTAGCAGAGCGTATCGCGCGTGTTGGCGAAGTGCTCTTCCACACTAGCCGATCCTTCTTCCAGCCCATACTGGCGGATCATCACCAGCTTCAGAAAATCAGCAATACCCTGGGTGTCAGACGCCAGCATGGTCGTCTGGTTCACGACGCCGATCCGGCGCAGGTCGCGGGCGGGGTCGAAGCCGGCAGAGTACTGCCCGGCAAATTCGTCGTAAAACTGCTCCGGGCTGCGTTCGCCGGTGATGTACAAGGCCAACCGTTGGGCCTGTGCCATGTTTTTGACCACCACCGTTGGGGCCGATTCTTTGCTGTGCGAAAACGTGGCCCGGGTTTCTTCGTGCGTGGGCTTGCCGTGCACCACAATCGTGTACTCTTTTTTCCCGATCTGGCTCGCCTTGTTCCATACCTTTTCCACAAATGGGCAGGTCGTATTGTAAGTTTCTACGTCGAGGCCAATCTGCGCGAGTTCACGCTGGGTTTCGAGGGTGGTACCAAACGCCGGGATAATCACCACGTCGGCGGGAGTCAGTTCAGTAAACGGAATCAGCTGCCGACCCGACGTATCGAGCAGGAACTGTACGCCCCGGCTCAGCAAATCGGCGTTGACGTCAGGATTGTGGATCATCTCGCTCAGGAGAAAAATTCGTTTTCCCGGATTTTCGGCAATTGCTTTGTAGGCAATCTCGATCGCATTCTCGACGCCGTAGCAGAAGCCAAAATGCCGCGCAATCTGAAACCGCACCGGCCCGAAGTCGAGCGTCGTCGGCGTGAAATCGCGTTTAAGCTTGTCGCGTTTGCGGCGATACTCTTTCAGCGGCGTAATGATGGTGCTACGGTAATACTCGGGAATGTCGAACGTTTTCATAGGTGACAAAGGTACAGCCCTACCAGCCTATTGGGTCAACATCCGGCGCAGGCGCTTCGTTCGGCATCCGATTTGCCGCCAAACGTCAAACTTCTTTCGTATCTTGGTAACTCGCCAACAGCGCCCATAACAACCTGACTGTATTCTCTGAATGAGACGATCGTTTACGCTTGCTTTTGTCGTGGCTGCCACCTTCGGGTCGGTCGCTTTTTTACCCGTCAACCCGCTTCGGCCGTCGCTGGAGAAGGTGTTCGAACGCATCAACCAAGAGGTGATGCAACATGGGCAGGCCTACGAAACCCTGGCCGATGCTTCTACCCGGATCGGCCATCGCCTGACGGGCAGCCCCAACGGTGCCAAAGCCGAAGAGTACGCGTTTAATCTGCTCCGGTCCTACGGGTTCAAAGACGTGCGCTACGATTCGTTCGAGGTTGAATCGTGGATGCGCGACACCTGTACACTATCTATTGTGCCCAACAAGTCAGACAATTACCGCGACGTGCGGGTGGTTTCGCTGGCGCACTCGCCCGTGGATGCGCACGTTCGGGGCGAAATCATCGACGTGGGCAACGGGCTGGAAGGGGATTTTGCCGCCCTGAAAGATCAGATCAAAGGAAAAATCGCGCTGGTTAATATCGGCCTGTCGAACCCGACGAAAGGCGCGCGCAACCTGCACCGCTCCGAAAAAACGGCCCTCGCCATTCAGCACGGCGCCAAAGGCGTGATTATGGTCAATCTGGTGCCGGGTAATGTGCTGCTCACCGGTACGGCTTCGGTGACGGGTAAGCTGATTCCGGTACCGGCGGTCTGTATTTCCTACGAAAGCGGACAGGCACTGCGAAAATGGATGACCGAAGAGCAAAACGACCACCTCAACGCTCAGATCGACATGACCAATGCAAGCCGGAAAATCAAGGCCCGCAACGTGGTGGCGACGCTACCCGGTTCGAAATACCCGAACGAGAAAATCGTGATCGGCGGCCACCTCGACTCCTGGGATCTGGCAACGGGCGCGATCGACAACGGCATCGGCTCGTTTTCGGTGATGGACATTGCCCGGACGTTCAAAGCGCTGAAACTGAAGCCCGCCCGCACCATCGAATTTGTCTTGTTTATGGGCGAAGAACAGGGACTCCTGGGCTCACGGGCAATGGTCGAAGCCTACAAAAAGGCGAACAAACTCGATCAGGTACGTTACGTGCTGAACCTCGACATGACGAATAACCCGGTGGGTTTCAATGCCTTTGGCCGGGAAGAGATCATTCCGCTACTAAAAACGGTGGGCGAAGCGATCCAAAAAACCGATACCGGCTTTGCCAACACACTGACCAATCAGGCAGGCCTTCATTCTGACCATCAGCCGTTTATGATCGAGGGTGTACCCATAATCGGTATGAACGGCAACCTGGCCCGCGAAGTGCTCGACTGCTACCACGCCAACTGTGATCGCATCAACCTGGTCGACAAGGCGCAGCTAACCAACACCGTGCGGTACAGCGCCATGTTGCTCTACGCCCTCGCCGACGCCAGCGACATTCCGACCCGCCGTTTTGATGACACCCGCACTCGCGATTACCTCATCGCGCAGGGCCTCCGCACCCCCCTCCAGATTGCCAACGAGTGGCGCTGGAAGGAGTAAGATGAATGAATAATGTATCGTGTAGAATGAATAATGGGCTGGCGCGCCTTACTCTTGCGCCAGCCCATTATTCATTCTACACGATACATTATTCATTCAATTCCCACTCGGCATCCCCGATAGCTGGAAGCTGGCGATTTTCCAGTTATTGCCGACTTTCACACAAGTGGCGATAAAGACCACATTGGCGTTGAAACTGGTGCCCTGTAGCGCCCCCTTAAATTTTGAGTCGCCCGTCACGATCGCTATATTACCGTTGTAAGTCCGGCTGCGTACGTTGTTGGCAGGCATGGTTTCGGTCACCAGATAGGCCCCGCTCAACGCCTGGCTTAAGAGATCCCGGTCGGCGGTTTGCCCATCGAAACTGGTAATCGTAAAGTCGTCGGTGGTGAGGGCGGTCATGGCTGTTGCGTCTTCGGCTTCGATTGCCTTACAGAAAGCCGTCGCCAAACCCGCAGGCTCGGTAGCCGCCGTCTGAGCAAAAGCGCCGACGGTTGTCAGCAACGTACCCACCAGAAATAGTATTTTTTTCATAAAAAACGAGACACATTTGATTTCTGGTAAAAGTCGGCAGTTGACTGCTTATTTCCAACGGGTATTGGATAAGCGACGCAAGGCTTAATCGACACGTTATATAGCCTTCTGCTTTAGACCAATCCTTCCCGCAATAAATCGTGCAGGTGCACAAACCCGACTAATTGATTGGGCGGTGCCGAGACTAACACCTGCGTGATATTGCGCGATTGCATGACCTCCAACGCCGCCACGGCATAGTCGTCGGGCGAAACACAGACAGGGTTCACCGTCATGATGTCGCGCGCGCAGAGGTGGTGATAATTGTCGTACTGACTCACCATGCGCCGTACGTCGCCGTCCGTGATAATGCCCAGCAACGTACCTGACGGGATGGGCCTTCCCGAATCTGTTTGGCCCGATACGTCCAGCACAGCCGCCGCGCCCAGCCGCCCGGCTGACATCGTCATCATGGTATCGTGGATGCTGGTATGGGGCAGCACGTAGGGACATTGATTATTCGGAAACAGATCGCTCACTTTTAGGTACAATTTCTTCCCTAAAGCGCCACCAGGGTGGTACCGGGCAAAATCCTGCCGGGTAAAGCCGCGGGCCGTGAGCAGGGCAATCGCCAGCGCGTCGCCCAGCGCCAGTGCCACCGTCGTGCTCGTGGTTGGGGCCAAGTTGAGCGGATCGGCCTCGCGGTCGGCGGGGGCCAGCAAAACAAAATCGGCCTGCTTGGCCAGATACGAGTCGGCCTCGCCCACCAGCGCGACGAGTTTGGCACCCGTGCGGTGAATGAGCGGCACCAGCACCTTTATTTCGGCGGTGTTACCACTCTTCGAAATGGCCATAACCATATCGGTTGCCTGCACCATGCCCAGATCGCCATGAATGGCGTCGGCAGCGTGCATAAACAAGGCAGGCGTGCCGGTCGAATTAAGCGTGGCCACGATCTTTTGCCCGATCAGCGCACTCTTTCCGACGCCCGTAATCACCACCCGCCCGGTCAGCTGACGAATCGCCTCGACGCACTGCTCAAATGACTCGCCGATGTGGGCGGTGGCGGCGCGAATGGCCTCAGCCTCGGCCAGCATAACATCGCGGGCAATGGATTGCCAATTTTTTGTTAGTTTCAATCTCAAGAACTGCTTTGATACGGGCAATGGGTTGTAAATTCGCTTTACCCGTAGAAGTAAACACCGATACGTCTTACTTTATCAGCGTATTGTTAAAGTTAACTAAGTGGTGACTCTACAGGGTTTGTCTGTTTGTTGCTTTGCCAACAAGCCGCTTCATCGACAACAAACCCAGTAGGGATTCGCAAAGATAGAAACGCACACAAGCTCCAACCACCTTCCTTAAGTAGCGTACCATGATGCAAATTGACCAGTCTATCCAGACAACATTGAAGGAGCGGCTGAAAGAAATTTTTGGATTCAGCCAATTTCGGGGCGACCAGGAAACGATTATTCATAATATCCTGGCAGGCAAAAACACCTTTGTCATCATGCCCACCGGGGCAGGCAAATCGCTTTGCTATCAGCTGCCCGCTATCGCTTCGGAAGGTACTGCCATCGTGATCTCGCCGCTGATTGCCCTGATGAAGAATCAGGTCGATCAACTTAATGCCTTTGGTATAAACGCGCAATTTCTGAACTCGACGCTCTCGAAAACCGAGATGACCAAGGTAAAGAAAGATACGCTCAACGGCACCCTCAAGCTCCTTTACATCGCGCCTGAGTCGCTCACGAAAGAGGAGAATCTCGATTTTCTGAAGAAGGCCGTCATCTCCTTTGTCGCCATCGACGAGGCACACTGTATCTCGGAATGGGGGCACGATTTCCGGCCGGAATACCGCAAAATCAGGGGTATTGTCGACAACATCGGGCATCACTCGGGCCGCATGGGCCTGCCCGTCATTGCCCTCACGGCCACCGCTACGCCCAAAGTGCAGCAGGATATTCAGAAGAACCTGAATATGGAAGATGCCGACGTGTTCAAGACGTCGTTCAACCGCAAAAACCTGTATTACGAGATCAAACCGAAGGTCGATGCCAAGAAGGCCCTGATCAAATACGTCAAGCACAACAAGGGTAAATCGGGCATTGTGTATTGCCTGAGCCGCAAAACCGCCGAAGACATTGCCGAATTGCTGCGGGTCAACGACGTGCGGGCCCTCCCCTACCACGCCGGCCTCGACCCACAGACCCGCATCGCCAACCAGGATGCGTTTCTGAACGAGGAAGTTGACGTGGTATGCGCGACCATCGCCTTTGGCATGGGTATCGACAAGCCCGACGTTCGGTTCGTAATTCACTACGACGCGCCCAAGTCGCTCGAAGGGTATTATCAGGAAACGGGCCGCGCTGGCCGCGATGGGCTGGAAGGCAACTGCATCATGTTCTACAGCTACGACGACATCGTGAAGCTGGAGAAATTCAACAAAGACAAGCCCGTTACCGAGCGCGACAACGCCAAGCACCTGTTGCAGGAGATGGTGTCGTATGCCAACCTCGGGGTGTGCCGCCGTCGGCAGTTGCTGGGTTACTTTGGCGAATACATGGAAAAGGATTGTGGCTTCTGCGACAACTGCCTTAAACCCACGCCCAAGTTTAAAGCGCAGGCCGAGATTATTCTGGCGTTACAAACGGTTTTGCAAACCGATCAGCGCTTCGACGTAAGCCACCTCGCCGACGTGTTGACCGCCACTGACAATCAGTACATTACCAGCTACGAGCACGACAAACTGGAGCTCTATGGCAAGGGTAAGTCGTTCAGCGAAGATTGCAACGTCTGGTGTTCGCTCATCAAGCAGATCACCATTCTGGGTTTCCTCGAAAAAGACGTCGACAACTACGGCGTGCTGCGCGTTACGCAGAAGGGGATGAACTACATCGAGGACCCCTATCCGGTGATGCTCTCGACCGACCACGACTACGAGCAGGCCGAAGCCGACGCCAAAGAGGAAGACAACAACGAGGCAACGGCCGGCAGCGGCGGCAACGCCTACGACGAAGAACTGCTGGGGCTGCTGAAGGCGCTGCGGAAGAAAGTTGCCAAGGAGAAAAACCTGCCTCCCTACGTGATCTTCCAGGACCCTTCTATGGAGGAGATGGCGACAACGTACCCAACCACGCGCGAAGAGATGGCGCAGATCAACGGCGTGGGTATGGGCAAGGTGCAGAAATTCGGCAAGCCGTTTATCGACCTGATTACCAAATACGTTGAAGAAAACGACATCGAAACGGCCAAAGACGTCGTTGTGAAGTCGACCGTCAACAAGTCGAAGATCAAAATTTACATTATTCAGCAGATTGACCGGAAGATCGACCTCGACGAAATCGCCGAAGCCAAAGACCTGACGCTCGTTGATCTGGTCGAAGAAATCGAACACATCTGCTACTCGGGTACGCGGCTGAACCTCGATTACTACATCGATCAGATTATCGACGAAGATCGGCAAGACGAGATTTTCGAGTATTTCATGCGGGCCGAAACCGATAACATTGCCGTTGCCATGCAGCAATTCCAGGGCGACGATTTTACCGAACAGGAACTCCGCCTCATGCGGATCAAATTCTTGTCAGAAGTAGCCAATTAAAGTCGTTTGATGTTTGCTGTTTGTCGTTTGACGTTGTTCCACACCCATACATGACTTGGTTCTGAGCAGCGTAACGCCAGACATCAGACGTTAAACATCAAACCCTAAAAATGAATATACTTATACTTGGCTCGGGGGGGCGCGAACATGCCTTTGCATGGAAACTGACCCAGAGTCCGTTGTGTGATCATCTGTTTGTAGCGCCGGGCAATGCTGGCACCGCGCAGATGGCAACCAACTTACCCATTGCTGTTACCGATTTTGCCGCTATTGCCAAGGCCATACGTACCCACCAGATCGATCTGCTGCTGATCGGCCCGGAAGAGCCGCTGGTGAAAGGCGTAGTCGATTACTTGCGTCAGCAACCCGATCTGACCACGTTGCGCATCGTGGGGCCAGATGCGCTGGGGGCGCAGTTGGAGGGCAGCAAAGATTTTTCGAAGACCTTCATGGCGAAGCACGGCATCCCGACAGCCAGCTCGCGCACGTTTACCGACGAAACCCTGGCCGAAGGCCTGGCCTACCTGGAAACACATACACTGCCGGTGGTGTTAAAAGCGGACGGGCTGGCGGCCGGCAAGGGGGTCATTATTGCCGATACCGTGGTGCAGGCGCAGGATACGTTGCGCGAAATGCTCGGCGGGCGATTTGGCGAAGCAGGCCACCGGGTCGTGATTGAGCAGTTTCTGCGGGGCATTGAACTGTCGGTCTTCGTTCTGAGCGATGGCACGAACTATAAGATTCTGCCCGAAGCCAAAGATTACAAACGCATTGGCGAAGGGGACACCGGCCCCAACACGGGCGGCATGGGTGCTGTTTCGCCGGTGGTGTTTGCCAACGACACGTTTCTTCGGAAAGTCGAAGAGCGCGTTGTGAAGCCCACGATGGCGGGCCTTCAACAGGAAGGCATCGTCTACAAAGGCTTCATTTTTATTGGGTTGATGAACGTGAAAAGTGAGCCGTACGTCATTGAGTATAACGCCCGGATGGGCGATCCCGAAACGGAAGTGGTGTTGCCGCGCATTCAGACCGACCTGGTCGAACTGCTGGTAGCCACGGCCGATGGCGAACTCGACAAGGTGACGATGCAGGTGTTGCCCCAAACCGCCGTTACGACGGTGCTGGTTGCGGGAGGCTATCCCGATGCGTATGAGAAAGGCAAAGCCATTGCCGACCTCGACCGCCTCGATGACGTAACCGCTTTTCATGCGGGCACAACCAACCTCGACGGGCAGGTTGTGACCAACGGAGGACGCGTGCTGGCGATTACAGCCATTGCCAACTCGCTCGAAAACGCCGTACGGAAGTCGCAGGAAGCGGCCCGGACGGTAACTTACGACGGAAAGTATTTCCGAAAAGATATAGGACTGGATCTGATCCGGTACCAAGACTGAAACTGTACAATGCAGAACGAACAGTGTACGATGACTAGTACAACGAGTCAGGTACGTGTTCAGTGAAGCCATTGTACAGTGTTCATTATACAGTGTACATTCAAAGATGGGATGTCAATCCTGTGCTGTTGGCGGATGCGGGTCTCGCGCCCGAACAACCGATACCGATGAGGTAGCCGTAGCGACCAAAACGGCGGGTTGTTCGAGTGGAGGCTGCTCATCAGGCGGCTGCAATAAACTAAACTCGTTTGACTGGTTGAGCGATATGCTCCCATCAAACGCACCTAACACCCGCGACGGCTATACCGTCGTTGAGGTAAAATTTAAAGGCGGACGCAAAGACTACTTCCGCAATGTGCATAACCTGGACCTGACGACGGGCGACTTTGTGGTGTGTGAGATGACCTCGGGCTACCACCTCGGCGCCGTTTCGATGCAGGGTGATCTGGTGCGGCTGCAACTCAAACGCAAGCACATCCAGATCAACGACGATACGAAGGTGATTCAGCGGGTAGCGACCCAACGCGACCTGGAGAAACACGAACAGGCCATTCTGCGCGATTTGCCAAGCCTCTACCGTGCCCGCGAGATCGTGCGTGACCTGAAGTTGCAGATGAAGCTTTCCGACGTGGAGTTTCAGTCAGACAACACGAAAGCGACGTTCTACTACTCGTCGGAAGAGCGGGTCGATTTTCGGGAGCTGATCAAGATGCTGGCGTCGGAGTTCAAGGTGCGCGTCGAGATGCGGCAGATCAGTTTGCGGCAGGAAGCGGGGCGTATCGGCGGGTTGGGTTCGTGCGGCCGGGAGCTCTGTTGCTCAACCTGGCTGACCGATTTCAAAAACATTACCACCTCGGCCGCGCGCTACCAGAATCTGTCGCTCAACCCGGCTAAGTTGTCGGGGCAGTGCGGTCGGCTCAAATGCTGCCTTAATTACGAACTCGATACCTACGTGGATGCGCTGCGCGACATCCCGACGGTCGACAAGCCGCTGGAAACGCAGAAAGGCCGCGCCTTTTTGCAGAAGACCGACATCTTCCGCAAGATCATGTGGTTCGGTTATAGTTCGGAAAGCACCTGGCATCCGTTGCCCATTGCGCGGGTGCTGGAGATTGTTGCGCTAAACAAGCAGGGCGTTGTACCCGAGTCGTTTGACGTGCTCACGCCGGTTGGTGAGAAAGAAGCCCTTTCAGCCGCCGCTCTCAACGCCGACCTGACGCAGCTGGACAAGAAATACGCCAGCCAGAACCGCAGCAGTAGCAGCCGACGGAAAAAGAAAAAACGGTAAGAGCCTCACTCCATAAAAAGCAAAAAGGCCCTCAGTTTGATGCTGAGGGCCTTTTTGCTTTTTAGCTGCCCGCCGAAAACGGATATGCCTATACGTTTATAAGGGCAAATAAACGGTGAACGTAGCGCCCTCGGCAAGCTTGCTAGCCGCCGTGATTGCGCCACCGTGGGTATTGACCACTTTTTCGCAGATCGCCAGACCAATGCCTGTTCCGGCGTATTTCGCTTTGCTGTGGAGCCGCTGGAACACCTGAAAAATGCGGTCGATGTAGCGCGGGTCGAACCCGATTCCGTTATCGATGATATCAATCCGGTAGTAGCCCTGCGTGCGGGTTGGATCGAGCAGCGTTGGCGCATCAGCGGCGGTTACCTGTCGGGTACGTACCTGAATATGCGGCGCTACGCCTGCTTTCCTGAACTTGATGGCGTTACTAAACAGATTTTGGAACAGTTGCCGAAGTTGCGATGCATCACCGCGCACTACTGGCAGTTCAGGTACGTCGAACGTAGCGCCCGACTCAGTCACGGCGAGTTCCAGATTAAGCAGCACGTCAGTCACGACGGCATTGAGCGCCACCGAATTGGTGAT comes from Fibrella aestuarina BUZ 2 and encodes:
- the purD gene encoding phosphoribosylamine--glycine ligase, producing the protein MNILILGSGGREHAFAWKLTQSPLCDHLFVAPGNAGTAQMATNLPIAVTDFAAIAKAIRTHQIDLLLIGPEEPLVKGVVDYLRQQPDLTTLRIVGPDALGAQLEGSKDFSKTFMAKHGIPTASSRTFTDETLAEGLAYLETHTLPVVLKADGLAAGKGVIIADTVVQAQDTLREMLGGRFGEAGHRVVIEQFLRGIELSVFVLSDGTNYKILPEAKDYKRIGEGDTGPNTGGMGAVSPVVFANDTFLRKVEERVVKPTMAGLQQEGIVYKGFIFIGLMNVKSEPYVIEYNARMGDPETEVVLPRIQTDLVELLVATADGELDKVTMQVLPQTAVTTVLVAGGYPDAYEKGKAIADLDRLDDVTAFHAGTTNLDGQVVTNGGRVLAITAIANSLENAVRKSQEAARTVTYDGKYFRKDIGLDLIRYQD
- a CDS encoding PSP1 domain-containing protein; the encoded protein is MGCQSCAVGGCGSRARTTDTDEVAVATKTAGCSSGGCSSGGCNKLNSFDWLSDMLPSNAPNTRDGYTVVEVKFKGGRKDYFRNVHNLDLTTGDFVVCEMTSGYHLGAVSMQGDLVRLQLKRKHIQINDDTKVIQRVATQRDLEKHEQAILRDLPSLYRAREIVRDLKLQMKLSDVEFQSDNTKATFYYSSEERVDFRELIKMLASEFKVRVEMRQISLRQEAGRIGGLGSCGRELCCSTWLTDFKNITTSAARYQNLSLNPAKLSGQCGRLKCCLNYELDTYVDALRDIPTVDKPLETQKGRAFLQKTDIFRKIMWFGYSSESTWHPLPIARVLEIVALNKQGVVPESFDVLTPVGEKEALSAAALNADLTQLDKKYASQNRSSSSRRKKKKR